The Cellulophaga lytica DSM 7489 nucleotide sequence GGCATATGTAATAAACTCTACAAACAAGTTTTCATCAACCTTAAAATCTCTAATAAATTCATCACGGGTAAACATATCATATTTAGACCTGTCTTTGTCTAAATGTTCAAAAGTAAAGTATGATAAAAATCCATAACTATCTAAATCTATAATAGCCTCTTGCTCATTATCACCTATTGGCACAAACTCATCTGGTATAATGCCACCACCGCCATAAACAGTTTTACCTTTTGGAGTAGTGTATTTTAATGAATCTGCTACTTTAATACTATCTGCTTCACGCATTTCTCCGTTAGCATAACGCTTCATTAGCTCTTGGTAATAATCTACATTACCTTTTTTATAATCGCGTTGTATAGATCTTCCTGTTGGTGTATAATATCTAGATATTGTTAGGCGTACAGCAGAGCCATCTCCTAAATCCATTTCTCTTTGTACTAGTCCTTTGCCAAAAGAACGTCTTCCTACAATTGTACCTACATCATTATCTTGCAATGCACCAGCAACAATTTCACTAGCAGAAGCAGAGCGCTCATTAATTAGTACATAAACAGGCTTGTCTTCAAAACTACCTTTGTCTGTAGCGTATGCATTTTCAATTTTACCTTTTTTGTTTTTAGTAAATAAAATAAGTTTACCATCTTTTAAAAACTCATCTGCCATTTGTTCTGCAATACCTAAGTAACCACCAGGGTTGTCTCTTAAATCTAAGGTGAGTTTTGTGGCTCCTTGTTTTTGCAACGCTTTTAAAGCTGTTTTAAATTCTTTATAGGTAGACTCTGCAAACCTATTTACTTTTATGTAACCAATGTCATTAGTTAGCATATAATAACTGTCTACACTTTTTAATGGTATGGTATTTCTTTTAACCGTTACTGTAAATGTGCGATTTTCTTTTTTACGGTAAACTTCTAAATCTATGGTAGAGCCTTTTTTGCCTTTTAATTGCTCTACAACACTACCACTAGGTAATTTTTTGCCAAACAATTCTTCTCCGTTAGCTCTTAAAATACGATCTCCACCTTCTATTCCTTTGTTATAACTAGGGCCATTTTCTACTGTTTTTATAACAGAAATAGTGTCTTGGTACATATAAAAATTTATACCAATACCTACAAAGTCACCTTTCATACTTTCAGAGACTTCTGCCATTTCTTTTTTAGGAATATAAACAGAGTGTGGGTCTAATTTGCCTAAAATATTATTTACGGTAACATCTACAATACTATCTGTATTAACATCGTCTACATACTCATAATCTATGTAGTCTATAAGCCTGTTAAGTTTGTCTTTTTTAGAGTTTGTAGTAAAAAGACGCTCTGGTGAGTCGTTAAAGTTTAACTTACCACCAAGTAAAATGCCTAGTGCTAAAGCTGCAGCAATTAAAACGGGCCATATGTAATACATTTTATTTTTCATTGCAGCTTTTACAGGGGTAAATGGGTTAGTTTTATGCCAGCTTTTTCTAGAAATTTTAAACCAGAATCATCTTTATATGCATTTTGGTATACCACACGTACTATGCCAGACTGGTGTATTAGCTTGCTACATTCTTTACACGGAGACAACGTTATGTATAAAGTTGCCCCTGTACAAGATTGTGTAGAAGATGCTACTTTAGATATTGCATTAGCTTCTGCATGTAAAACATACCATTTTGTGTAGCCTTCTTCATCTTCACAAATATTTTCAAAACCAGTTGGGGTACCATTGTATCCGTCAGAAATTATCATTCTATCTTTTACAATTATGGCACCAACTTGCTTACGTTTACAGTATGATAATTTGCCCCATTCTTGAGCCATACGTAAGTAAGCTTCATCGTATTTTCTTTGTTTACTGTCTTTCATTTTTATTGTAATGGCCACAAGATACAGGCTTTAGCTAACGCACACAATCAATAAAGGATAATTTTAACACAATACCTTTTAGTAAGGAAACGTATCTAATAGCATTGGTATTGTAATAGCTAACACAATTACAGATGCAATTATAGCATATAACCATTGTTTTACTTTACATAAGTTTACAACTACAAAAGTTAATGCTAGCGCTAAAATTAGTATTAGTATCTGAGACATTTCTATACCAGTTGCAAACCCAAGTAGTGGTGTAAACTTATTATCTTCTTCTGCCATTAGCATTTTAAAATAATTAGAAAATCCAAAACCGTGCACTAATCCAAAAAATGCCGTAGCTATAACGTGTAATTTTACAGAGGCTAAGGTTTGCTTGTTTTTTGCAGCGTAGATATTAAATAATGCAGTAATAAATATAGTTACAGGAATTAAAAACTCTATTAAACTTACGTCTGGTGTTACATAACCGTAGCTAGATAAGCCTAAAGAAAAACAATGTGCAACTGTAAATACGGTAGCTAAAAGCAATACATTTTTCCAG carries:
- a CDS encoding S41 family peptidase, producing MKNKMYYIWPVLIAAALALGILLGGKLNFNDSPERLFTTNSKKDKLNRLIDYIDYEYVDDVNTDSIVDVTVNNILGKLDPHSVYIPKKEMAEVSESMKGDFVGIGINFYMYQDTISVIKTVENGPSYNKGIEGGDRILRANGEELFGKKLPSGSVVEQLKGKKGSTIDLEVYRKKENRTFTVTVKRNTIPLKSVDSYYMLTNDIGYIKVNRFAESTYKEFKTALKALQKQGATKLTLDLRDNPGGYLGIAEQMADEFLKDGKLILFTKNKKGKIENAYATDKGSFEDKPVYVLINERSASASEIVAGALQDNDVGTIVGRRSFGKGLVQREMDLGDGSAVRLTISRYYTPTGRSIQRDYKKGNVDYYQELMKRYANGEMREADSIKVADSLKYTTPKGKTVYGGGGIIPDEFVPIGDNEQEAIIDLDSYGFLSYFTFEHLDKDRSKYDMFTRDEFIRDFKVDENLFVEFITYAKKNNISLDFYKYETSLKRYLKATLADQLFDANAYAKIKSKSDPMLLKVLELANENFKDKDLETTNTLNN
- a CDS encoding deoxycytidylate deaminase — protein: MKDSKQRKYDEAYLRMAQEWGKLSYCKRKQVGAIIVKDRMIISDGYNGTPTGFENICEDEEGYTKWYVLHAEANAISKVASSTQSCTGATLYITLSPCKECSKLIHQSGIVRVVYQNAYKDDSGLKFLEKAGIKLTHLPL
- a CDS encoding HupE/UreJ family protein, which produces MEQFLFYIGLGLEHVLDLSAYDHILFLTALAIPFSFKDWKNVLLLATVFTVAHCFSLGLSSYGYVTPDVSLIEFLIPVTIFITALFNIYAAKNKQTLASVKLHVIATAFFGLVHGFGFSNYFKMLMAEEDNKFTPLLGFATGIEMSQILILILALALTFVVVNLCKVKQWLYAIIASVIVLAITIPMLLDTFPY